Proteins encoded together in one Gemmatimonadota bacterium DH-78 window:
- the add gene encoding adenosine deaminase gives MSGSTGSPASPSEGDVSRAGVLALPKAELHVHLDGSIRPATMLELAEEAGVAMPASDADSLAEVMRADDSDDLVAYLKAFATTLSVMQTASQLERVAYELAVDHAAENVKWVEVRFSPWLNTQGGLSMEEVMDSVLAGLRRAEAEADVRTGVIVCALRHLHPDISMALAELAVAYRDRGVVAVDLAAAEAGNPAALHAEAFRYAAEHDLSRTVHAGEAFGPPSIRQALLDCDAHRIGHGTRLQEDESLERYVRDHRIPLEICLTSNVQTRVARTFAEHPVRRYFDRGIPLTLCTDNRLVSGTTVTDEYLLAHEHLGFTMAELEQVARMGFEAAFLPWPEKREMVERSFGQGSRQGRIA, from the coding sequence GTGAGCGGGTCGACCGGGAGTCCCGCCTCACCCTCCGAGGGCGACGTCTCGCGCGCGGGTGTACTCGCGCTGCCGAAGGCGGAGCTGCACGTGCACCTCGACGGGTCGATCCGGCCCGCGACCATGCTGGAGCTGGCCGAGGAGGCGGGTGTGGCGATGCCCGCCTCCGACGCCGACTCCCTCGCCGAGGTGATGCGGGCCGACGACTCGGACGACCTTGTGGCCTACCTGAAGGCCTTCGCCACCACCCTCAGCGTGATGCAGACGGCCTCCCAACTCGAACGGGTGGCCTACGAACTCGCCGTCGACCACGCCGCCGAGAACGTGAAGTGGGTGGAGGTGCGGTTCAGCCCCTGGCTCAACACGCAGGGGGGGCTGTCGATGGAGGAGGTGATGGACTCCGTGCTGGCCGGGCTGCGGCGGGCCGAGGCGGAGGCCGATGTCCGCACCGGGGTGATCGTCTGCGCGCTCCGGCACCTCCACCCCGACATCTCGATGGCGTTGGCCGAACTCGCCGTCGCCTATCGGGACCGCGGCGTGGTGGCCGTCGACCTCGCGGCGGCCGAGGCCGGCAACCCCGCCGCGCTCCACGCCGAGGCCTTCCGGTACGCCGCCGAACACGATCTGTCTCGGACCGTGCACGCGGGCGAAGCGTTCGGCCCGCCCTCGATCCGCCAGGCGCTGCTCGACTGCGACGCCCACCGCATCGGCCACGGCACCCGGCTGCAGGAAGACGAGAGTCTCGAGCGGTACGTGCGCGACCACCGCATTCCCCTCGAGATCTGCCTCACCTCCAACGTGCAGACGCGGGTGGCGCGCACCTTCGCCGAGCACCCGGTGCGTCGCTACTTCGACCGGGGCATTCCGTTGACGCTGTGCACCGACAACCGACTCGTGTCGGGCACCACCGTCACCGACGAGTATCTGCTCGCCCACGAGCACCTCGGCTTCACGATGGCGGAATTGGAGCAGGTGGCCAGGATGGGGTTCGAGGCGGCGTTTCTGCCGTGGCCGGAGAAGCGGGAGATGGTGGAGCGATCGTTCGGACAGGGCTCGCGTCAGGGAAGAATCGCCTGA
- a CDS encoding AAA family ATPase, producing the protein MPVESTPPLVLHLLGTPRVATPDGLADLPLGKPLAALCYLALEPTGVERSDLARILWPGSSDSRARASIRQALWLIRKQTHPEVVREENGRLALDPETVRTDLDELERALAGDRLEAAMELWDGGPLRGFTVPGAKHWHVWADAVRSRWETRMGEALERRAADAGGEDRVAWLRHALSIRPYRVESWLALVHTHVDLRQPDEADLALSRLRKVADESDASLVSEAEERLHLLRRAAFGDPSEQMVPELVGRSEEFSRVMDAWRSVRSGHRRVVGIVGPSGIGKSALAAEVVRHAELDEAEVVEVRGLRQESELEFGVVASVVADLLHRPGAAGISPGSSQVLRSLVPSEGDEVGPPPQPTTLSDAVADLLDAVSHEAPVVVYVDDAQWMDSASSTVLLRAMRRLENAEVLALWTCRPLDAEVAHEALEALRAAEDSGLAEVVRLRPLTVAEVRELVALLLTHADPEVLTELGTRLHTASQGSPLHLVELLQGMRDRGHLRRDEAGGWSMARGALEESLHLPRSLSDTLDQRVHDLHADAHALGSELSRTARALAPADLQKRSGWPEARFDQALSTLFARGLVRWTRDDRVALAHDSLAERFADRPASQQRRNPWPLVAVLVAVILVGAATWRAGAPAIAPHGGGTLWVTGSDHLTAHRWSSRTETWSPVDSIPVPGGGFQLQGTGPAVIRTAVGWDTVLVGYHQPDQTKPPVASIYRDGRTEPVYQAIGDAGFGNVAPNGRAGIVNAQPPDTMVYRMRGLRVDLSGRTPAAVLSEGPVIHKLVHWSYDGSAVAGFVDAEHDSLIVIDPSGRRFASRPTPHPIGWAEEICAGETLLFASMPPGQLVEYALWSWRSGEITPLQLPIEILSHPTCAPDGSAVAYLLDGESGRDVMIQTHLGGAPERVPVSPTAETVHWVPDAVSVPDRVEILEAPDTLPQGARASLTAAVHGTGGDPLPRAVEWRTSDPAVISVSASGTLTANRPGSALVRAVVDGWIEDTVRVRVTPAAVGDRIAFSDGFATLDTLRWWPAGEPFPEPTTTSEGAPALDLNGDGRYQDGIISREGFDLGLGGTAEITVRIDGFPRPDRNRVILCVEESEPGPDPHLWSDWRTEQDTCLQWPAVRGVVDLDTTAVSFSVGRRRLGAIPLGTLLQTGRWARLALQLRTDGTVSAVVGDSVIATHPIRLRNDGATRWRVSVRGSAVGTRVLLRDVTLWREERYGLPGTADGARGPGPTPQRF; encoded by the coding sequence ATGCCGGTCGAGTCGACGCCCCCCCTCGTCCTCCATCTTCTCGGTACTCCGCGCGTAGCCACCCCCGACGGGCTCGCCGACCTCCCTCTCGGCAAGCCGCTGGCGGCGCTGTGCTACCTCGCGCTGGAGCCCACCGGGGTCGAGCGTTCCGATCTGGCCCGCATCCTGTGGCCCGGTTCGTCCGACTCTCGCGCCCGCGCGTCGATCCGCCAGGCCCTGTGGCTGATCCGGAAGCAGACCCACCCCGAGGTGGTGCGCGAGGAGAACGGGCGTCTCGCCCTCGACCCCGAAACGGTTCGCACCGATCTCGACGAGCTCGAGCGGGCGCTCGCGGGGGATCGTCTCGAGGCCGCGATGGAGCTGTGGGACGGCGGCCCCCTGCGGGGCTTCACCGTACCCGGCGCCAAACACTGGCACGTCTGGGCGGACGCGGTGCGAAGCCGCTGGGAGACGCGGATGGGAGAGGCGCTCGAGCGTCGGGCCGCGGACGCCGGGGGAGAGGACCGGGTCGCATGGTTGCGGCACGCGCTCTCGATCCGACCGTACCGGGTCGAGAGTTGGCTCGCCCTCGTCCACACGCATGTGGATCTGCGCCAGCCCGACGAGGCCGACCTCGCGCTGTCTCGCCTGCGGAAAGTGGCCGACGAGAGCGACGCCTCGCTGGTGAGTGAAGCCGAGGAGCGCCTCCACCTCCTGCGGCGCGCGGCCTTCGGGGATCCGAGCGAGCAGATGGTGCCCGAGCTGGTGGGGCGGTCGGAAGAGTTCTCTCGGGTGATGGACGCCTGGCGCAGCGTGCGTTCCGGGCATCGGCGCGTGGTCGGGATCGTGGGGCCTTCCGGCATCGGCAAGTCGGCGCTGGCGGCCGAGGTGGTTCGCCACGCGGAGCTGGACGAGGCCGAGGTGGTGGAGGTCCGAGGGCTCCGGCAGGAATCAGAACTGGAATTCGGAGTCGTGGCTTCAGTCGTCGCCGACCTGCTCCATCGCCCCGGGGCGGCGGGGATCAGCCCGGGCTCGTCGCAGGTGCTTCGCTCCCTCGTGCCGTCGGAGGGCGACGAGGTGGGTCCACCGCCCCAGCCCACCACCCTGTCCGACGCCGTGGCCGACCTCCTCGACGCCGTCTCGCACGAGGCGCCGGTGGTCGTGTACGTCGACGACGCGCAGTGGATGGACTCCGCCTCGTCGACCGTGCTGCTCCGGGCGATGCGGCGGCTGGAGAACGCCGAGGTGCTCGCCCTCTGGACCTGCCGTCCACTGGATGCGGAGGTTGCTCACGAAGCCCTCGAGGCCCTGCGGGCGGCCGAGGACTCGGGGCTCGCGGAGGTGGTCCGGCTGCGCCCCCTCACCGTGGCGGAGGTGCGGGAACTCGTGGCCCTGCTCCTCACCCATGCCGACCCCGAGGTGCTGACCGAGTTGGGCACCCGACTCCACACGGCGTCGCAGGGGTCGCCCCTCCACCTCGTCGAGCTGCTGCAGGGCATGCGGGACCGCGGCCATCTGCGCCGCGACGAGGCCGGCGGCTGGTCGATGGCTCGCGGCGCGCTCGAGGAATCACTCCACCTCCCTCGCTCGCTCTCCGACACCCTCGACCAGCGTGTGCACGACCTGCACGCCGACGCCCACGCCCTCGGCTCCGAACTGTCGCGAACGGCGCGCGCGCTCGCCCCGGCCGATCTCCAGAAGCGCAGCGGGTGGCCGGAAGCCCGCTTCGACCAGGCGCTGTCGACCCTCTTCGCCCGGGGTCTCGTACGATGGACCCGCGACGATCGCGTCGCACTCGCCCACGACAGCCTCGCCGAGCGGTTCGCCGACCGGCCCGCGTCGCAGCAACGGCGCAATCCCTGGCCCCTGGTGGCGGTGCTCGTGGCGGTGATCCTGGTCGGCGCCGCGACCTGGCGGGCCGGTGCACCGGCGATCGCTCCCCACGGAGGGGGCACCCTCTGGGTGACCGGGTCGGATCACCTGACCGCTCATCGATGGTCGAGCCGCACCGAGACCTGGTCGCCCGTAGACTCGATCCCCGTTCCTGGGGGCGGCTTTCAGCTCCAGGGCACCGGCCCCGCCGTGATTCGGACGGCGGTCGGGTGGGATACCGTGCTCGTCGGCTACCATCAGCCGGATCAGACGAAGCCGCCCGTGGCCAGCATCTATCGAGACGGGCGCACCGAACCGGTCTATCAGGCGATCGGCGATGCTGGATTCGGAAACGTGGCCCCGAACGGTCGAGCCGGGATCGTCAACGCCCAGCCCCCCGACACGATGGTCTACCGCATGCGGGGTCTCCGGGTCGACCTGTCGGGGCGCACCCCGGCCGCCGTGCTGTCGGAGGGGCCGGTCATCCACAAGCTCGTGCATTGGTCGTACGACGGGAGCGCGGTGGCCGGCTTCGTCGATGCCGAGCACGACAGCCTCATCGTCATCGACCCCTCCGGGAGGCGCTTCGCCTCGAGGCCCACCCCGCACCCCATCGGCTGGGCGGAAGAGATCTGCGCCGGCGAGACGCTGCTGTTCGCGAGCATGCCCCCCGGCCAGCTGGTGGAGTACGCCCTCTGGAGCTGGCGATCGGGCGAGATCACCCCGCTCCAGCTGCCGATCGAGATCCTGAGCCACCCCACCTGCGCGCCCGACGGATCGGCCGTGGCCTATCTGCTCGACGGCGAATCCGGTCGAGACGTGATGATCCAGACCCACCTCGGGGGTGCCCCGGAACGGGTACCCGTGTCCCCCACGGCAGAAACGGTGCACTGGGTGCCCGACGCCGTCTCCGTGCCCGATCGAGTCGAGATCCTCGAAGCCCCCGACACCCTGCCGCAGGGGGCCCGCGCCTCGCTCACCGCCGCCGTCCACGGCACGGGGGGCGACCCTCTGCCGCGTGCGGTCGAGTGGCGCACCTCCGACCCCGCGGTGATCTCCGTGTCGGCGTCGGGCACCCTCACCGCCAACCGCCCCGGAAGCGCGCTCGTGCGGGCGGTGGTGGACGGTTGGATCGAAGACACGGTGCGGGTGAGGGTGACTCCCGCAGCGGTCGGCGATCGCATCGCCTTCAGCGACGGATTCGCCACGCTCGACACCCTGCGGTGGTGGCCCGCCGGGGAGCCGTTTCCGGAGCCGACCACCACCAGCGAAGGCGCGCCGGCTCTGGACCTGAACGGCGACGGTCGCTATCAGGACGGCATCATCAGCCGAGAGGGCTTCGATCTCGGACTCGGCGGAACCGCCGAGATCACGGTGCGAATCGACGGCTTCCCTCGACCCGACCGCAACCGAGTGATCCTGTGCGTCGAGGAGAGCGAACCCGGCCCCGACCCCCACCTGTGGAGCGACTGGCGCACCGAGCAGGACACCTGTCTCCAGTGGCCTGCCGTGAGAGGGGTCGTCGACCTGGACACCACGGCGGTCAGCTTCTCGGTCGGTCGCCGGCGACTCGGAGCGATCCCCCTCGGCACCCTGTTGCAAACGGGGCGCTGGGCACGCCTGGCCCTTCAGCTCCGCACAGACGGAACGGTGTCGGCGGTGGTCGGAGACTCCGTGATCGCCACCCACCCGATCCGTCTGCGCAACGACGGCGCCACGCGCTGGCGCGTGTCGGTGCGCGGCTCCGCGGTCGGGACGCGCGTTCTCCTGCGCGACGTCACGCTCTGGCGGGAGGAGCGATACGGCCTGCCGGGAACGGCCGACGGCGCCCGGGGTCCGGGGCCGACTCCGCAACGATTCTGA
- a CDS encoding carboxypeptidase-like regulatory domain-containing protein, with amino-acid sequence MTVSAIRIAVASFAGIALLTGCETLSDADAIALDDDDIGGVVTSADGPEAGVWVIAETDDFETRFARIVVTDDEGRYLVPDLPEADYRLWVRGYGLVDSEAVPGVRGARLDLEARVAPDAASAAEVYPAAYWYAMMGLPSDDEVAGLEGGMNEYLTWVKNMGCVGCHQLGNAATRTIPSAFADAATSEEAWWRRISSGQAGGNMTSLASRFDGLPIRYLAEWTDRIAAGELPAHTPERPSGLERNVVATVRDWSSPQFYMHDLSGTDRRDPTVNGYGALYGAPELSTDEMPILDPVTNTATVFDLPVRDDDTPTTNAAAAMGPSPYWGEERIWDSRANVHNPMLDQDGRVWLTARVRGPENPEFCREGSDHPSAALYPKDRTGRHLAVFDPTTEEYRFVDTCFSTHHLQFAYGPGNRLWTSGGGDVVGWLDTDEFLATGDAATAQGWAPLVLDHNGNGRQDAWTEPGEEADSALDRRVDNGFYAVMPEPRGDAVWGSNAFRFPGSITRLMPGDDPPGTALAEVYEPPLPGFGVRGADIDKNGVVWTSLGSGHLGEFDRSKCTGPLSGPDANGQHCPEGWTLHDLPGPGFADLPEYSVESSYYTWVDQHNSLGLGEDVPIATGNLFDGVHALVDGDFVTLRIPYPLGFYTKGFEGRIDDPDAGWKGRGLWVPEGDRTPWLKEGGQGSKPIVVHFQVRPDPLAR; translated from the coding sequence ATGACCGTTTCTGCGATCCGGATTGCCGTGGCATCGTTCGCCGGGATCGCGCTTCTCACCGGCTGTGAGACCCTCTCCGATGCGGACGCCATCGCTCTCGACGACGACGATATCGGGGGCGTGGTGACCAGCGCGGACGGTCCGGAGGCCGGGGTGTGGGTGATCGCCGAGACCGACGACTTCGAGACGCGGTTCGCGCGGATCGTGGTGACCGACGACGAGGGCCGCTACCTCGTACCCGATCTCCCCGAAGCAGACTACCGGCTCTGGGTGCGTGGCTACGGGTTGGTGGATTCGGAGGCCGTGCCCGGCGTTCGCGGAGCGAGACTCGACCTTGAGGCGAGGGTGGCGCCCGATGCGGCGTCGGCGGCGGAGGTGTACCCCGCCGCCTATTGGTACGCCATGATGGGACTACCCTCCGACGACGAGGTCGCCGGGCTCGAGGGGGGCATGAACGAGTACCTCACCTGGGTGAAGAACATGGGGTGCGTCGGCTGCCACCAGCTCGGCAATGCCGCCACCCGCACGATCCCTTCGGCATTCGCCGATGCGGCCACCTCCGAAGAGGCGTGGTGGCGGCGGATCTCATCGGGGCAGGCTGGGGGCAACATGACGAGTCTCGCCTCGCGGTTCGACGGGTTGCCGATCCGATACCTCGCTGAATGGACCGACCGCATCGCCGCCGGCGAGCTCCCCGCCCACACGCCGGAGCGACCCTCCGGGCTCGAGCGGAATGTGGTCGCCACCGTGCGCGATTGGTCGAGCCCGCAGTTCTACATGCACGATCTGTCGGGCACCGACCGGCGGGATCCCACGGTGAACGGGTACGGCGCCCTCTACGGAGCGCCCGAACTGAGCACCGACGAGATGCCGATTCTCGACCCGGTCACCAACACCGCCACCGTCTTCGACCTTCCGGTGCGGGACGACGACACGCCCACGACCAATGCCGCCGCCGCGATGGGGCCGTCGCCGTATTGGGGAGAGGAGCGCATCTGGGACAGCCGCGCCAACGTGCACAACCCGATGCTCGACCAGGATGGCCGGGTCTGGCTCACGGCGCGGGTGAGAGGCCCCGAGAATCCGGAGTTCTGCCGCGAGGGTTCGGATCACCCCTCCGCCGCGCTGTATCCGAAGGACCGCACGGGGCGACACCTGGCCGTCTTCGACCCGACCACGGAGGAGTACCGCTTCGTCGACACCTGCTTCAGTACCCATCATCTGCAGTTCGCGTACGGGCCGGGCAACCGGCTCTGGACGAGTGGGGGCGGCGATGTGGTGGGTTGGCTCGACACCGACGAGTTTCTCGCCACGGGAGATGCCGCGACCGCGCAGGGGTGGGCGCCTCTCGTGTTGGACCACAATGGAAACGGGCGCCAGGATGCCTGGACCGAACCGGGGGAAGAGGCCGACTCCGCGCTCGATCGCCGGGTGGACAACGGATTCTACGCCGTGATGCCCGAGCCGCGAGGCGACGCCGTCTGGGGCTCCAACGCCTTTCGATTCCCCGGCTCCATCACCCGCCTGATGCCCGGCGACGATCCGCCCGGCACCGCCCTGGCCGAGGTGTACGAGCCGCCGCTGCCCGGATTCGGCGTGCGCGGTGCGGACATCGACAAGAACGGGGTGGTGTGGACCTCGCTGGGCAGCGGCCACCTCGGCGAGTTCGACCGGAGCAAGTGCACCGGACCACTCAGCGGTCCGGACGCCAACGGCCAGCACTGTCCGGAGGGGTGGACGCTGCACGATCTGCCGGGCCCCGGCTTCGCGGATCTGCCGGAGTACAGCGTGGAGTCGAGCTACTACACCTGGGTCGACCAGCACAATTCGCTCGGCCTCGGCGAGGATGTGCCGATCGCCACCGGCAACCTCTTCGACGGGGTGCACGCGCTGGTCGACGGCGACTTCGTGACACTCCGAATTCCCTATCCGCTCGGCTTCTACACCAAGGGCTTCGAGGGCCGCATCGACGACCCCGACGCCGGATGGAAGGGTCGGGGCCTCTGGGTGCCCGAGGGCGACCGTACGCCCTGGCTCAAGGAGGGCGGGCAGGGCTCGAAGCCGATCGTGGTGCACTTCCAGGTGCGGCCGGACCCGCTGGCGCGGTAG
- a CDS encoding amidohydrolase family protein — protein sequence MSKFRSQLVSSLLLVAGVLVAAPPAAGQQAGALTVVHAGWLLDRPGEEPRTEVSVIVRDGVIEAVEDGYVERSGAEVVDLRGRFVMPGFIDSHVHLSSELGAGRELDAVALNATDVVLDAARNARTTLMAGFTTVQDVGGSLAGMTALRDAIADGDVVGPRLRVSGPAVTPTGGHGDVNGFSLDVMDLLTNRFACNGPDDCRRAVRELVRGGADVIKITATGGVLSNTAAGVEQQFFDDELASIVEAARMMGRKVTAHAHGTTGVDSFLEAGGASIEHGTYLDDHSIRLFRESGAYLVPTILAGVTVAEMAEGADWMPGPVRDKSRSVGPLMLEMARRAHEGGVRIAFGTDSGVSQHGVNAREFQLLVEAGLTPMEAIHTATVAAADHVEMGDRLGTIEAGKLADLIASDSNPLDDVATLMEISFVMKDGVVYKR from the coding sequence ATGTCGAAGTTCCGTTCGCAGCTCGTTTCGTCGCTTCTGCTGGTGGCCGGGGTGCTCGTTGCGGCGCCGCCCGCCGCGGGGCAGCAGGCGGGGGCGCTCACCGTCGTGCACGCCGGCTGGCTGCTCGACCGGCCGGGCGAGGAGCCGCGCACCGAGGTGTCGGTGATCGTTCGCGACGGCGTGATCGAGGCGGTGGAGGACGGCTACGTGGAGCGGTCGGGGGCGGAGGTGGTGGATCTTCGCGGCCGGTTCGTGATGCCGGGCTTCATCGACTCCCACGTGCACCTGAGCAGCGAGCTCGGTGCGGGCCGGGAGCTCGACGCGGTGGCGTTGAATGCCACCGACGTGGTGCTCGACGCCGCCCGCAATGCGCGCACGACTCTCATGGCCGGCTTCACCACCGTGCAGGACGTCGGAGGATCGCTCGCGGGCATGACGGCGCTGCGCGACGCGATCGCCGACGGAGACGTGGTGGGTCCGCGGCTCCGGGTGTCGGGGCCGGCGGTGACGCCCACCGGCGGGCACGGCGATGTGAACGGCTTCTCGCTCGACGTGATGGACCTGCTGACCAACCGCTTCGCCTGCAACGGCCCCGACGATTGCCGACGCGCCGTGCGCGAACTGGTCCGCGGGGGAGCCGACGTGATCAAGATCACGGCGACCGGCGGGGTGCTGTCGAACACGGCGGCCGGGGTCGAGCAGCAGTTCTTCGACGACGAGCTCGCCTCGATCGTGGAGGCGGCGCGGATGATGGGTCGGAAGGTGACGGCTCACGCGCACGGCACGACGGGTGTGGACTCCTTTCTGGAGGCCGGGGGCGCCTCGATCGAACACGGCACCTACCTCGACGACCACTCGATTCGCCTCTTCCGCGAGTCGGGCGCCTACCTGGTGCCCACGATCCTGGCCGGGGTGACGGTGGCCGAGATGGCCGAGGGCGCCGACTGGATGCCGGGCCCGGTGCGCGACAAGTCGCGGTCGGTGGGCCCGCTGATGCTCGAGATGGCGCGCCGTGCGCACGAGGGCGGGGTGCGGATCGCCTTCGGTACCGATTCCGGGGTGTCGCAGCACGGGGTGAACGCCCGGGAGTTTCAGCTGCTGGTGGAGGCCGGTTTGACGCCGATGGAGGCGATCCACACGGCCACCGTCGCCGCCGCCGACCATGTGGAGATGGGTGACCGCCTCGGCACGATCGAGGCGGGCAAGCTGGCCGACCTGATCGCGAGCGATTCGAACCCGCTCGACGATGTGGCCACCCTGATGGAGATCAGCTTCGTGATGAAGGACGGGGTGGTGTACAAGCGGTGA
- a CDS encoding fasciclin domain-containing protein, protein MNRSIRTALGGLALTTALVAPAPVAAQQADIVDTAIAAGSFTTLAAALEAAGLVETLKGEGPFTVFAPTDEAFAALPEGTVESLLMPENRDALIAVLTYHVVPGNVTAAQVVELDAAATVNGAEVHISASGNGVMVNDANVITADVMASNGVIHVIDSVLLPPEAMDSTDRDRF, encoded by the coding sequence ATGAACCGCTCGATTCGCACCGCCCTCGGCGGCCTGGCCCTCACCACCGCCCTCGTCGCCCCCGCCCCGGTGGCGGCCCAGCAGGCCGACATCGTCGATACCGCCATCGCCGCCGGCAGCTTCACCACGCTCGCCGCCGCCCTCGAGGCCGCCGGCCTGGTGGAGACGCTGAAGGGCGAGGGCCCCTTCACCGTCTTCGCGCCTACCGACGAGGCCTTCGCCGCTCTCCCCGAGGGCACCGTGGAGTCGCTGCTCATGCCCGAGAACCGTGATGCGCTCATCGCCGTCCTCACCTATCATGTGGTTCCGGGCAACGTCACCGCCGCCCAGGTCGTCGAGCTCGACGCCGCCGCGACGGTGAACGGGGCCGAGGTGCACATCTCCGCTTCGGGCAACGGCGTGATGGTCAACGACGCGAACGTGATCACGGCCGACGTGATGGCGAGCAACGGCGTGATCCACGTGATCGACTCCGTGCTGCTTCCGCCGGAGGCGATGGACTCGACCGACCGGGATCGCTTTTGA
- a CDS encoding sigma-70 family RNA polymerase sigma factor: protein MAFTGRPPSGRPVRRTSEHLGEAADIMGGVVDLNRYRASRGDAPLTRLARGETGAAEACIDAYGPLVQGLARKLLAEGSDIDDVVQSIFVELWRSAHTFDPDRASDRGFVAMIARRRIIDHRRRSDRRVETVPLAPARDRASDEHERTTGRVAAAPAIRALDRLPDDRRQWIVMSVVEGYSHSEIARETDTPLGTVKSGIRRGLLDMRAWLATPSDTEEATP, encoded by the coding sequence ATGGCGTTCACCGGCCGTCCCCCCTCGGGGCGGCCGGTGCGACGCACCTCCGAACACCTCGGCGAGGCAGCGGACATCATGGGAGGCGTGGTGGACCTGAACCGCTATCGCGCGAGTCGAGGGGACGCCCCCCTCACGCGGCTCGCTCGCGGAGAGACGGGCGCGGCCGAGGCGTGCATCGACGCCTACGGGCCGCTCGTGCAGGGCCTCGCCCGCAAGCTGCTCGCGGAAGGCTCCGACATCGACGACGTCGTGCAGAGCATCTTCGTGGAGCTGTGGCGCTCGGCGCACACCTTCGACCCCGATCGCGCCTCCGACCGAGGGTTCGTGGCCATGATCGCGCGGCGTCGGATCATCGACCACCGCCGTCGATCCGATCGGCGGGTCGAGACGGTTCCACTCGCCCCCGCCCGCGACCGGGCCTCCGACGAGCACGAGCGCACCACCGGGCGCGTCGCGGCGGCGCCGGCGATCCGCGCCCTCGATCGCCTGCCCGACGACCGCCGACAGTGGATCGTGATGTCGGTGGTGGAGGGGTACTCGCACAGTGAGATCGCCCGGGAGACCGACACGCCCCTGGGCACCGTGAAGTCCGGCATCCGCCGGGGCCTGCTCGACATGCGGGCGTGGCTCGCGACCCCATCCGACACGGAGGAAGCGACCCCATGA
- a CDS encoding anti-sigma factor has protein sequence MSRSPSELDDLLIRRATEGLDEAESHRLNALLDAHPEVDSEWVDLLLGELDAALLEGEEDSLSADLRAQLLAAAPDAAAATKGAPAPETPDRGPDPADAEPAHDDGRSRPWLAWSGWAAAAAVAALWWLPAGETPSAPAAPLDFPAVAALSDAVVAQWAPGGDTTGEEASGEVVWSTLRQAGVMRLRGLAVNDPGQFQYQLWIFDRDRDERYPVDGGVFDVPAGATEAEVIITAKLHVDDPTLFAVTVEPPGGVVVSSRERIATIAQISD, from the coding sequence ATGAGCCGAAGCCCGTCCGAACTCGACGACCTCCTCATTCGCCGCGCCACCGAAGGGCTCGACGAGGCGGAGTCACACCGTCTGAACGCGCTCCTCGACGCGCACCCGGAGGTGGACTCCGAGTGGGTCGACCTGCTCCTCGGAGAGCTCGACGCGGCACTGCTGGAGGGGGAGGAGGACTCCCTGTCGGCCGACCTGCGCGCACAGCTGCTCGCCGCAGCGCCCGATGCGGCTGCGGCCACGAAGGGCGCGCCGGCGCCGGAGACTCCGGACCGCGGCCCCGACCCGGCCGACGCCGAGCCCGCGCACGACGATGGGCGCTCCCGACCCTGGCTCGCCTGGTCGGGCTGGGCGGCCGCCGCAGCCGTGGCCGCCCTCTGGTGGCTGCCCGCCGGTGAGACACCCTCCGCCCCCGCAGCCCCCCTCGACTTTCCCGCGGTGGCCGCCCTGTCCGACGCCGTCGTCGCGCAGTGGGCACCGGGCGGCGACACCACCGGCGAGGAGGCCAGTGGCGAGGTGGTGTGGAGTACGCTGCGCCAGGCGGGGGTGATGCGGCTGCGCGGACTGGCCGTGAACGACCCCGGGCAGTTCCAGTATCAGCTGTGGATCTTCGATCGCGACCGCGACGAACGCTACCCGGTCGACGGGGGGGTCTTCGACGTTCCCGCGGGGGCGACGGAGGCGGAGGTGATCATCACCGCCAAGCTCCACGTGGACGACCCCACGCTCTTCGCGGTGACGGTCGAGCCGCCGGGGGGGGTGGTGGTCAGCAGCCGAGAGCGGATCGCGACGATCGCGCAGATCTCGGACTGA